The following coding sequences are from one Dermacentor silvarum isolate Dsil-2018 chromosome 4, BIME_Dsil_1.4, whole genome shotgun sequence window:
- the LOC119450525 gene encoding transcription initiation factor IIB, which translates to MASGSRGPNSKVFCPDHPDAALVEDYRAGDMICPQCGLVVGDRIVDVGTEWRVFSNEKSNSDPARVGASENPLLNGSDLATMIGKGTGDASFDESGTAKYQNRKTMSSGDRALMNAFREISNMADRINLTKTIVDRANLLFKQVHDGKTLKGRSNDAIASACLYIACRQEGVPRTFKEICAVSKVSKKEIGRCFKLILKALETSVDLITTGDFMSRFCSNLALPSSVQKAATHIARKAVELDIVPGRSPISVAAAAIYMASQASEDKKSQKEIGDIAGVADVTIRQSYKLMYPRAAELFPKDFKFFTPIEQLPQS; encoded by the coding sequence ATGGCATCTGGGTCTCGCGGTCCCAACTCCAAGGTGTTCTGCCCCGACCACCCGGATGCTGCGTTGGTGGAGGATTACAGGGCAGGCGACATGATCTGCCCTCAGTGCGGACTCGTCGTCGGTGACAGGATAGTGGATGTCGGCACGGAGTGGCGAGTGTTCTCTAACGAGAAAAGCAACAGCGACCCAGCCCGAGTGGGAGCGTCCGAAAATCCTCTCTTGAATGGCAGCGACCTGGCCACGATGATCGGCAAAGGTACGGGTGACGCCAGCTTTGACGAGTCTGGCACGGCCAAGTACCAGAACCGCAAGACTATGAGCAGCGGGGACAGAGCCCTCATGAATGCATTCAGAGAAATCAGCAATATGGCAGACAGGATCAATCTGACGAAGACCATAGTGGACCGAGCTAACCTTCTCTTCAAGCAAGTTCACGATGGCAAGACGCTGAAAGGGCGCAGCAACGATGCAATTGCATCCGCATGCCTGTACATAGCTTGCCGCCAGGAAGGAGTGCCGCGTACGTTCAAGGAGATATGCGCCGTGTCGAAAGTCTCCAAAAAGGAGATTGGGCGTTGCTTTAAGCTCATTCTCAAGGCCTTGGAGACTAGCGTGGACCTGATCACAACGGGAGATTTCATGTCCCGCTTCTGTTCCAACTTGGCTCTGCCATCGTCTGTTCAAAAGGCCGCCACACACATTGCTCGCAAAGCTGTTGAGCTGGACATTGTTCCCGGCAGGAGCCCCATTTCAGTTGCAGCGGCTGCCATTTACATGGCCTCCCAAGCATCCGAGGACAAGAAGTCTCAAAAGGAAATCGGGGACATCGCAGGTGTGGCAGATGTGACCATACGACAGTCTTACAAGCTCATGTACCCCCGTGCTGCCGAGCTGTTCCCCAAGGACTTCAAGTTCTTCACCCCCATCGAGCAGTTGCCTCAGTCATGA
- the LOC119450524 gene encoding protein ILRUN isoform X2 → MDIDSDLDLNLLQQFSCLGTTDRDVLICQLQKVLGYQLNTSECAFFLDMNNWNLQAAVCSYFDIDAPKENGPSMTLIKDVTIGDGEAVPPNTRFIKTWRIQNTGDTDWPPACSLKFVGGDHLGHMNRVSVESLRPGHMTDVSVEMSSPAKPGVYQGQWRMATMGGQVFGEVIWAILTVAEGGLLAVTQQMEAFHQLGSPTHNSVPCPTAANPFASPKELATACEQSPSPYSGFPVTRIDCPAIQDAQNSEPHSPMQSGIHDPVPGETVIQCPPPTYEHGQDEMMS, encoded by the exons ATGGATATTGACAGTGATTTAGACCTTAATTTGCTGCAGCAGTTTAGCTGCCTAGGAACGACCGACCGTGATGTTTTAATTTGCCAACTTCAGAAGGTACTTGGCTACCAGCTCAACACCTCAGAATGTGCGTTCTTTCTGGACATGAACAATTG GAACCTACAAGCAGCGGTGTGCTCCTATTTTGATATCGACGCCCCCAAGGAGAATGGACCCTCCATGACCCTCATAAAGGATGTTACCATTGGCGATGGGGAAGCTGTACCTCCGAATACGAGGTTTATCAAGACGTGGAGGATACAGAACACAG GGGACACTGACTGGCCACCCGCATGCTCGCTCAAATTTGTTGGCGGTGACCACCTAGGACACATGAACAGAGTCAGCGTGGAGAGTCTGAGGCCAGGCCACATGACAGACGTTTCTGTGGAAATGTCAAGTCCTGCAAAGCCAGGTGTTTACCAG GGCCAGTGGCGGATGGCCACGATGGGAGGCCAGGTGTTTGGTGAGGTCATCTGGGCCATCTTGACAGTGGCCGAAGGGGGTCTGCTGGCGGTCACCCAACAGATGGAGGCCTTCCACCAGCTGGGCTCACCCACCCACAACAGTGTGCCCTGCCCCACAGCTGCCAACCCCTTTGCATCGCCCAAAG AATTGGCCACAGCATGTGAACAGTCACCCTCTCCATATTCTGGCTTTCCCGTCACCCGCATTGACTGCCCTGCCATCCAGGATGCGCAGAACAGTGAACCTCATTCTCCCATGCAGTCCGGCATTCATGACCCG
- the LOC119450524 gene encoding protein ILRUN isoform X1 — protein MDIDSDLDLNLLQQFSCLGTTDRDVLICQLQKVLGYQLNTSECAFFLDMNNWNLQAAVCSYFDIDAPKENGPSMTLIKDVTIGDGEAVPPNTRFIKTWRIQNTGDTDWPPACSLKFVGGDHLGHMNRVSVESLRPGHMTDVSVEMSSPAKPGVYQGQWRMATMGGQVFGEVIWAILTVAEGGLLAVTQQMEAFHQLGSPTHNSVPCPTAANPFASPKAAELATACEQSPSPYSGFPVTRIDCPAIQDAQNSEPHSPMQSGIHDPVPGETVIQCPPPTYEHGQDEMMS, from the exons ATGGATATTGACAGTGATTTAGACCTTAATTTGCTGCAGCAGTTTAGCTGCCTAGGAACGACCGACCGTGATGTTTTAATTTGCCAACTTCAGAAGGTACTTGGCTACCAGCTCAACACCTCAGAATGTGCGTTCTTTCTGGACATGAACAATTG GAACCTACAAGCAGCGGTGTGCTCCTATTTTGATATCGACGCCCCCAAGGAGAATGGACCCTCCATGACCCTCATAAAGGATGTTACCATTGGCGATGGGGAAGCTGTACCTCCGAATACGAGGTTTATCAAGACGTGGAGGATACAGAACACAG GGGACACTGACTGGCCACCCGCATGCTCGCTCAAATTTGTTGGCGGTGACCACCTAGGACACATGAACAGAGTCAGCGTGGAGAGTCTGAGGCCAGGCCACATGACAGACGTTTCTGTGGAAATGTCAAGTCCTGCAAAGCCAGGTGTTTACCAG GGCCAGTGGCGGATGGCCACGATGGGAGGCCAGGTGTTTGGTGAGGTCATCTGGGCCATCTTGACAGTGGCCGAAGGGGGTCTGCTGGCGGTCACCCAACAGATGGAGGCCTTCCACCAGCTGGGCTCACCCACCCACAACAGTGTGCCCTGCCCCACAGCTGCCAACCCCTTTGCATCGCCCAAAG CTGCAGAATTGGCCACAGCATGTGAACAGTCACCCTCTCCATATTCTGGCTTTCCCGTCACCCGCATTGACTGCCCTGCCATCCAGGATGCGCAGAACAGTGAACCTCATTCTCCCATGCAGTCCGGCATTCATGACCCG
- the LOC119450528 gene encoding LOW QUALITY PROTEIN: pre-mRNA 3'-end-processing factor FIP1-like (The sequence of the model RefSeq protein was modified relative to this genomic sequence to represent the inferred CDS: deleted 1 base in 1 codon) — MASAAEDDDAWLYGDNDKTDAGATNERSSDSKLQVDESALLQNKDESQQDDREAGELSCEDEQGQQSEGPATDPVEVDGEAKGPSAEADKNGDAGDGADEDEDDDDDDDDDVQVTIRDIKAPPYSTYPGPTQTVNLNIKRGPPFTSNLGPGSGVPGVGKTKGLDVDEVALINGTSIYEFNIESLEDKPWRKPGADITDYFNYGFNEDTWKIYCDRQRKLRSDNNVPIKEWRTGRNEVPQAHVFLGDAPLAWQQQRQQQQGPLPPEPLLPQVPIPPVNENSKYTGVVIGVPPPLLGSKKAGPPPGRKMSGSIDVIGGGAPSLPSRRPGAAKEGVIQVIGAGEQPLGGITLPPTHMPPPGLHGHGPRWAQRAPAHPRHDPRCPTTRLRDRRLPTTTVHAPAPPLPGSASGGGPSGDRGSSYGEDGRSSYYNGASGYGQSYGDDGGGSGGGGSWSGRERSERGHGSERGDRSDRERERDRERPSSRREYDDEERRESRRYREYYRERERERDRDRERDRRERGGGIEDEYEETSSSSRYERRHREHRGDKEERERHRSSRRRHHRGGDDEEEEERRSSKHKHKRSKKERPPVEEAEAPSGEAGGASEAAGDDSKAD, encoded by the exons ATGGCGTCTGCCGCAGAAgacgatgatgcttggttgtacgGTGATAACGATAAAACGGACGCTGGTGCAACGAATGAAAGAAGCAGTGATTCGAAGTTACAGGTGGATGAGTCAGCACTTTTGCAAAATAAAGATGAATCGCAACAG GATGACAGAGAAGCCGGAGAGCTTAGCTGCGAGGACGAGCAGGGCCAGCAGTCAGAGGGTCCAGCCACAGACCCCGTGGAGGTCGATGGTGAAGCAAAAGGCCCAAGTGCCGAGGCCgacaagaacggcgacgctggaGATGGAGCAGATGAGGACGaggatgacgacgatgatgacgacgacgatgtccAG GTGACGATACGAGACATCAAGGCCCCCCCATACAGCACCTACCCAGGACCAACCCAGACGGTGAACCTGAACATCAAGCGGGGCCCACCATTCACCAGCAATCTGGGTCCTGGCTCGGGGGTACCAGGGGTAGGCAAGACCAAGGGCCTCGATGTAGATGAGGTGGCGCTCATCAATGGAACATCCATTTACGAATTCAACATAGAGTCCCTAGAGGACAAGCCTTGGCGCAAGCCAGGTGCTGATATCACCGACTACTTCAACTACGGCTTCAACGAAGACACATGGAAGATCTATTGCGACCGGCAGCGTAAGCTCCGGTCGGACAACAATGTGCCTATCAAG GAATGGCGGACGGGGAGGAACGAAGTGCCCCAAGCACATGTGTTTTTGGGCGATGCCCCACTGGCCTGGCAGCAGcagaggcagcagcagcaagggccCCTTCCTCCTGAACCTCTGCTGCCGCAGGTGCCCATCCCACCGGTAAACGAGAACAGCAAGTACACTGGCGTGGTCATAGGCGTCCCCCCGCCCCTGCTGGGCTCCAAGAAGGCGGGGCCCCCACCGGGGCGCAAGATGTCCGGCAGCATCGACGTCATTGGCGGCGGCGCCCCGTCCTTGCCAAGTCGGCGACCGGGCGCCGCCAAGGAAGGGGTCATTCAG GTGATCGGCGCCGGGGAGCAGCCTTTGGGCGGCATCACGCTGCCACCGACGCACATGCCGCCACCAGGGCTACATGGGCATGGGCCTAGATGGGCTCAGCGTGCCCCCGCCCATCCCAGGCATGATCCCAGGTGTCCCACCACCAGGCTACGAGACAGGCGCCTTCCCACCACCACGGTTCACGcacccgc gccgccgctgccgggaagTGCCAGCGGAGGTGGCCCCAGCGGGGATCGCGGCTCGTCGTATGGAGAAGATGGCCGATCGTCCTACTACAACGGTGCCAGCGGGTATGGCCAGTCGTACGGGGACGACGGTGGAGGCAGTGGTGGCGGGGGCTCCTGGTCGGGCCGGGAACGCAGTGAGCGCGGCCATGGCAGCGAGCGTGGGGACCGTAGCGATCGAGAGCGCGAACGGGACCGCGAGCGGCCCTCGTCGCGCCGGGAATACGACGATGAGGAGCGGCGTGAGTCACGACGCTACCGCGAGTACTACCGCGAGCGGGAGCGAGAACGCGACAGGGACCGGGAGCGGGACCGGAGAGAACGAGGAGGAGGCATTGAGGACGAGTACGAGGAGACATCGTCATCGTCGCGCTACGAGCGGCGGCACCGCGAGCACCGTGGCGACAAGGAGGAGCGAGAGAGGCATCGGTCGTCGCGCCGCCGTCACCATCGGGGCGGTGacgatgaagaggaggaagagCGGCGCTCGTCCAAGCATAAGCACAAGAGGTCCAAGAAGGAACGGCCGCCTGTCGAAGAGGCCGAGGCGCCTTCTGGCGAGGCTGGGGGTGCGTCTGAGGCAGCTGGTGATGATTCGAAGGCTGACTGA